The Porites lutea chromosome 11, jaPorLute2.1, whole genome shotgun sequence genome includes a region encoding these proteins:
- the LOC140953219 gene encoding uncharacterized protein, giving the protein MNSSRPVSNVRDSAFVGLRSSMTLEEVDCERRGYKLTKTVLGTGAYAKVKLAYVMENKLEKDKRLAEDLVEKGHNMVAIKLICRKKAPSEYLSKFMPREIDSLNATCRHHNVIQLYETFHTDTKIFLVMEYASKGDLLDYINARTRRGIGIGEELAKNFFRQLAEGVAHCHRRNVVHRDLKCENILLDKDNIVKVSDFGFATRYPTNKCKLLSTFCGSYAYAAPEILQAQKYDGKCADVWSLGVILYALVCGRLPFNDSSLHSLIAQTRRKLAFPAGNLCSPECQHMIRCILTWDPRKRVTMAQVLGHSWLSGEGSKTLSVTGQSKLDKKRMTLTSIQKEVEKALEEKTFSSTAEPPVAVKQAECYSAAKTPVPKHGWSSSGNTPEPHTTAKLLHKRDPRLASKSPALDSIRIESPMGETPAVEPPRSTTPCPRSFTPTSQPKLPKKRELAVKVAQILTETGYQSRPTNLCRETYVIMNKALQGSQKTGQTKSDFRGDGTQRVWKYVTNLSSKGSASVTPAVPDVIPPPKAKDQAPSSANLPSIPVYLNTLTPSPPTTEKSVKNTVPSRQLNLFSRERMCSPQVDLKETRPTASAQVDESAGQERSGSDLEPQETRTYKPYLVNLALQNSAKTRPLKLSTTRESSRRYPKAKQVEKLHEFGLNNLRACKGKGKAHTSLIRNQNLRGALRKGSTTVGNMERKQVRFQ; this is encoded by the exons ATGAATTCTAGTCGGCCTGTGAGCAATGTGCGAGATTCAGCTTTTGTAGGACTTCGTTCCTCAATGACTTTAGAAGAGGTTGATTGCGAGAGAAGAGGGTACAAGTTGACTAAAACGGTCCTAGGAACAGGGGCGTACGCCAAGGTCAAGCTGGCTTATGTAatggaaaacaaacttgaaaaggaCAAGAGGCTAGCAGAGGATCTGGTGGAAAAAGGACACAATATG GTGGCAATTAAATTAATTTGTAGGAAGAAAGCACCGTCGGAGTATCTGTCGAAGTTTATGCCGCGTGAGATTGACTCTCTTAATGCTACTTGCAGACATCATAACGTG ATTCAACTTTACGAAACGTTCCACACGGACACTAAAATATTCCTTGTGATGGAGTATGCTTCCAAAGGAGACTTATTAGATTACATAAACGCCAGGACAAGAAGAGGAATAGGAATTGGAGAAGAGCTGGCTAAAAATTTTTTCAGGCAGCTTGCTGAGGGAGTGGCACACTGTCACAGGAGAAATGTAGTTCACAG GGATCTTAAATGCGAGAATATTCTACTTGATAAGGACAACATTGTCAAAGTGTCAG ATTTTGGCTTCGCAACGCGTTATCCTACTAACAAGTGCAAGTTGTTGTCTACTTTCTGTGGGTCGTACGCTTACGCAGCACCTGAGATACTGCAGGCGCAGAAATATGACGGAAAATGTGCTGACGTGTGGAGCCT GGGAGTAATTCTATATGCATTGGTATGCGGGCGATTGCCTTTCAACGACAGTAGTCTTCACTCGCTTATAGCACAGACTAGGAGAAAACTAGCTTTTCCTGCTGGAAACCTGTGTTCACCAG agtGTCAGCACATGATTCGCTGTATACTCACCTGGGATCCCAGAAAAAGAGTCACCATGGCTCAAGTTTTAGGTCATTCTTGGTTATCTGGTGAAGGGAGTAAG ACTCTGTCAGTCACGGGTCAAAGCAAGCTAGACAAAAAACGTATGACGCTGACGTCCATTCAAAAGGAAGTCGAGAAAGCTCTGGAAGAGAAGACGTTTTCATCGACAGCCGAGCCTCCTGTTGCTGTTAAACAAGCTGAGTGTTACAGTGCGGCAAAAACACCAG TTCCTAAACATGGCTGGTCCTCCTCGGGTAACACACCGGAACCCCACACCACCGCCAAGCTTCTACACAAAAGGGACCCTAGACTTGCGTCAAAGTCCCCTGCACTGGATTCCATTAGAATCGAAAGCCCAATGGGAGAGACACCGGCAGTTGAACCACCTCGAAGTACGACGCCATGCCCTCGAAGTTTTACCCCAACATCTCAACCAAAGTTGCCAAAGAAACGAGAACTGGCCGTGAAAGTAGCGCAGATCCTCACTGAGACTGGTTACCAGAGCAGACCCACTAATCTTTGTCGCGAAACTTATGTCATTATGAACAAGGCACTACAGGGGTCACAGAAGACTGGGCAGACGAAGAGTGACTTCCGCGGGGATGGAACGCAAAGGGTATGGAAGTACGTAACAAACCTTTCGTCCAAAGGCAGTGCTAGCGTTACACCCGCAG TGCCAGATGTCATCCCACCTCCCAAGGCTAAGGACCAGGCACCCTCGTCGGCCAACCTGCCTTCAATTCCTGTATATCTCAACACTCTAACCCCGAGCCCACCCACAACAGAGAAGTCTGTTAAAAATACAGTGCCTTCGCGACAGTTGAATCTCTTCTCCAGGGAAAGAATGTGTTCCCCTCAAGTAGACCTTAAGGAAACCAGACCCACTGCGAGTGCGCAAGTTGACGAGTCCGCTGGTCAAGAAAGATCTGGGAGTGACCTTGAACCGCAAGAAACAAGGACCTATAAGCCATACTTAGTGAACCTTGCTTTGCAGAATAGTGCAAAAACAAGACCACTAAAACTCTCAACAACAAGGGAAAGCTCTCGAAGGTATCCTAAagcaaaacaagttgaaaaactGCACGAGTTTGGCTTAAACAATTTAAGAGCttgcaaaggaaaaggaaaagcgCACACTAGCTTAATTCGAAACCAGAACCTGAGAGGGGCACTTAGAAAGGGAAGTACTACGGTTGGTAACATGGAGAGGAAACAAGTGAGATTTCAATAG